The following proteins are encoded in a genomic region of Cyclonatronum proteinivorum:
- a CDS encoding OmpA/MotB family protein yields MRFRPTDDNEGFTNESWQTSFLDIFMLLLAFFIILAGLARYDMRIFDDDARGLRSLIQGTMRVQTPIDELRFDMQDALSAEIGSQMLQLDSDRDEMRLSFTDARFFETARAELLPEGKALIDRIMEVMAELKFYQYYIDVEGHTDNRPISTLQFPSNWELSAARASNIIRYFMEQGFEPSRLKASGYAETRPIVPNQDEFGNDLPDNQALNRRVVIRIYY; encoded by the coding sequence ATGCGATTCCGTCCTACCGATGATAATGAAGGCTTCACCAATGAGTCCTGGCAGACGAGCTTCCTCGATATCTTTATGCTGCTGCTCGCCTTTTTTATTATCCTGGCCGGGCTGGCCCGCTACGACATGCGTATTTTTGATGACGACGCCCGCGGCCTGCGTTCTCTGATTCAGGGTACCATGCGGGTGCAGACCCCGATAGATGAGCTGCGGTTTGATATGCAGGATGCGCTCTCTGCTGAAATCGGGAGTCAGATGCTGCAGCTCGATAGCGACCGCGATGAAATGCGCCTGAGTTTCACCGATGCCCGTTTTTTTGAAACGGCCCGCGCGGAGCTGCTACCGGAAGGCAAGGCGCTGATAGACCGCATTATGGAAGTCATGGCCGAGCTCAAATTCTATCAGTATTACATTGATGTTGAAGGCCATACCGATAACCGGCCCATCAGCACTTTACAGTTTCCCTCCAACTGGGAGCTCTCCGCGGCCCGTGCCTCCAACATCATCCGCTATTTTATGGAGCAGGGCTTCGAACCGTCCCGCCTCAAAGCCAGCGGCTACGCCGAAACCCGCCCAATTGTACCCAATCAGGACGAATTCGGCAACGACCTCCCCGACAATCAGGCCCTGAACCGCCGGGTTGTGATCCGGATTTATTATTGA
- a CDS encoding fimbria/pilus outer membrane usher protein — translation MMGFILPLSPSPQNTASASTSASFFFDDTDEVVLIFSYPAVGRVYVTALFDYNQNELLIPVTEMFTLLGVNFSRGETQRNVIEGVFLTNGERYSMNFDNFSIIKGGRRYEFDAERMHSGALDFYLTPDVWEDVFGLEFSFNFSALSLSLRTERILPIEERRQREQARQRIEALDFGRSFNPLLFPRERSVVRTGFLDYNLSASSLVNEQLQNYSYSFIGGGEFLGGDIQGSHVGGYTADGQWFNRTSNLRWRYVMPDNPFVTTLTAGQISTGGINSTRIRGLSMTNEPVESRQLYGTYVLEGRAEPDSEIELYFNNRLLEYTRADGLGFYRFEVPLRYGTTRLETRIYTPSGAMEVSERQIQVPFVFLPPGQVQYNLEGGVLDQTFGASGTNVAAHGNVAYGLNSWLTTRAGMEYNEFESEVPNAYGSLSARVFSQYLVNVDLVPNAFYRAQSSVVFASSRSIAATYTWFDGDSRFNTRQATDQLTLNFYTPIPFFSSFNAGVRFSGDVVRYSWGSETRGSGDLFFRLMDVNLRFNYRNTLIQSGSSLSRGNGQLTATGSYTIPRQSVLPRPFRSVFLRGSLVYDERLNQIRSVDAQLSRNIGRIGRFNVGMTRQLLNNITIVQGGLSLDLGGKVRSSTDFRGASGNYNLRQGLRGSVGFDDQATYLQATDRQQVGRSAASVVLFIDNNNSGTFDEGDELLPYAAVRLDRSASSRVGRDGILRLTQLQSYYRYNLEINRNAIPHPLLVPAKDQFSFVADPNQYKRIEIPFYRSGVIDGEVLIRRAGETEGQGGMRLLLSGIDHDYSEVIRTFFGGGFYAMDIPPGRYTLEVDPGQLDFLGLVPFDGLTEFEIRALADGDFVEDIRIMLVPPGEAFVPVTAESLLEQELFDELKASKQDAIRNYVRAQHLIYTQDFRAALQAIDASLRIFETDHGLALRGTILYLLGDRDEARRHWLRANERNPDIPIPSTELLDLMIRNQGQR, via the coding sequence ATGATGGGGTTCATCCTTCCCCTTTCCCCATCTCCCCAAAACACGGCATCCGCTTCAACCTCAGCTTCTTTCTTCTTCGACGATACGGATGAAGTGGTGCTCATTTTTAGCTATCCGGCGGTGGGGCGGGTGTATGTTACGGCTTTGTTCGATTACAATCAGAATGAGCTGCTGATTCCGGTTACGGAGATGTTTACGCTGCTGGGGGTAAATTTTTCGCGCGGGGAGACGCAGCGGAATGTGATCGAGGGCGTTTTTCTGACCAACGGGGAGCGGTATTCGATGAATTTCGATAATTTCAGCATCATCAAGGGCGGGCGGCGGTATGAGTTTGATGCGGAGCGTATGCACTCCGGGGCCCTGGATTTTTACCTCACGCCTGATGTGTGGGAAGATGTGTTCGGGCTGGAATTCTCCTTTAATTTCAGCGCGCTGAGTCTGTCGCTGCGCACCGAGCGTATCCTTCCCATAGAGGAGCGCCGGCAGCGGGAGCAGGCGCGGCAGCGGATTGAGGCCCTGGATTTCGGGCGGTCTTTTAACCCGCTGCTGTTTCCGCGGGAGCGCTCGGTTGTGCGGACCGGCTTTTTGGATTACAACCTGAGTGCCTCGAGTCTGGTGAACGAACAGCTCCAGAATTACAGCTACAGCTTTATTGGCGGCGGGGAGTTTCTGGGCGGCGATATACAGGGCTCCCACGTTGGGGGCTACACCGCCGACGGGCAGTGGTTTAACCGTACGAGTAACCTGCGCTGGCGCTATGTGATGCCGGATAATCCGTTTGTGACGACCCTCACCGCGGGGCAGATCAGTACCGGCGGTATTAACAGTACGCGGATTCGCGGGCTTTCGATGACCAACGAGCCGGTCGAGTCCCGGCAGCTGTATGGCACCTATGTGCTGGAAGGCCGGGCCGAGCCGGACAGTGAAATTGAACTCTATTTCAACAACCGCCTGCTGGAGTACACCCGGGCCGACGGCCTCGGGTTTTATCGTTTTGAAGTGCCGCTGCGCTACGGCACGACCCGCCTCGAAACCCGCATCTACACCCCGAGCGGCGCAATGGAAGTAAGTGAGCGGCAGATTCAGGTGCCTTTTGTGTTCCTGCCGCCGGGTCAGGTGCAGTACAATCTGGAAGGAGGGGTGCTCGATCAGACTTTTGGGGCGAGCGGCACCAACGTAGCGGCGCATGGCAACGTCGCCTACGGACTAAACAGCTGGCTCACGACCCGCGCCGGTATGGAGTACAATGAGTTTGAGAGCGAGGTGCCCAACGCTTACGGCTCCCTCTCGGCCCGCGTATTCTCGCAGTATCTGGTGAATGTCGATCTCGTACCTAATGCGTTTTACCGGGCACAGAGCAGCGTCGTGTTTGCCTCAAGCCGCAGCATTGCCGCAACCTATACCTGGTTCGATGGTGATTCCCGCTTTAATACGCGGCAGGCGACCGATCAGCTCACTCTGAATTTTTATACGCCCATCCCGTTTTTCAGCAGTTTCAATGCCGGGGTGCGGTTTTCCGGGGATGTGGTGCGCTACAGCTGGGGCAGCGAAACCCGGGGTTCGGGCGATTTGTTTTTTCGCCTGATGGATGTAAACCTGCGCTTCAACTACCGCAATACCCTCATTCAGAGCGGCAGCAGCCTTTCAAGGGGCAACGGGCAGCTTACGGCCACCGGCTCCTACACCATTCCGAGGCAGTCGGTGCTGCCCCGGCCTTTCCGGAGCGTGTTTCTGCGCGGATCGCTGGTGTATGATGAGCGGCTGAATCAGATTCGCTCCGTAGATGCACAGCTTTCCCGTAATATCGGACGGATTGGCCGTTTTAATGTGGGGATGACGCGGCAGCTGCTCAACAACATCACCATTGTGCAGGGCGGGCTTAGCCTGGATTTGGGGGGCAAGGTGCGTTCATCGACTGATTTCCGCGGGGCATCCGGCAACTACAACCTGCGGCAGGGGCTGCGCGGCTCGGTCGGTTTCGATGATCAGGCAACCTATCTGCAAGCCACGGACCGTCAGCAGGTCGGGCGTTCAGCGGCTTCGGTTGTGCTTTTCATCGATAACAACAACAGCGGTACCTTCGATGAAGGCGACGAGCTGCTGCCCTATGCCGCCGTTCGTCTCGACCGTTCGGCAAGCAGCCGGGTTGGCAGGGACGGTATTCTGCGCCTCACGCAGCTGCAAAGCTATTACCGCTACAATCTCGAAATCAACCGTAACGCCATCCCGCATCCGCTGCTCGTGCCGGCCAAAGATCAGTTCAGTTTTGTGGCCGATCCGAATCAGTACAAGCGCATCGAAATCCCGTTTTACCGCTCCGGCGTGATCGACGGCGAAGTGCTGATCCGCCGGGCCGGCGAAACCGAAGGGCAGGGCGGGATGCGGCTGCTGCTCAGCGGAATTGATCACGATTATTCCGAAGTTATCCGTACATTCTTTGGTGGCGGGTTTTATGCAATGGATATCCCTCCGGGCCGCTACACCCTCGAAGTTGATCCCGGTCAGCTGGATTTCCTCGGTCTCGTTCCGTTTGACGGGCTTACGGAATTTGAAATACGTGCCCTTGCTGACGGCGATTTTGTTGAAGATATTCGTATCATGCTGGTTCCGCCCGGAGAAGCATTTGTGCCCGTAACGGCGGAAAGTTTACTTGAACAAGAGCTTTTTGATGAATTGAAGGCGTCCAAACAGGATGCCATCCGGAATTATGTACGCGCACAGCATCTTATCTATACGCAGGATTTCAGGGCGGCTTTACAGGCCATTGACGCCTCGCTCCGAATATTCGAAACAGATCACGGACTTGCACTCCGGGGTACCATTCTGTATCTGCTGGGCGACCGCGATGAAGCGCGCAGGCACTGGCTGCGTGCAAATGAGCGGAATCCCGATATACCGATCCCCAGTACCGAACTGCTTGACCTGATGATAAGAAACCAAGGGCAGCGCTAA
- a CDS encoding FliG C-terminal domain-containing protein: MIIRPQITRVQQRMLKREKSRKRRFWIAIAIVVALWGVLMAPALLWAGSPFTQVSSDTVTLTPFSFDPQQGNLSDTIADPASDAVVSIAAATALERSEREQRLDRLIQSAMVNFFDSGTFLVDTKVSLEFVPVQRPNGEQGGGGAVSPVRENLPGLPGVPMYLLRSSEAPSEGGLTEYSLELRRIEVEMLVDSDYTADEINFVDQLIRATAKIDDARGDRVTITRSSFPQRRTAQNGTAPTVQPLPDTFPGPDALQERPPVPPMEVPLWEQILAEPLYWIPLLMLFGLFIGFLIWLLTRKRDERDKEPMSRPDAPAPPPVMPPIGEAVHPDTLARKKREMEKREQARENDYATYLLEQIMQYPPEMARLFESWMKKEGEKGLMKAAHILLLTDPKLVRVLKPAMTEERFNALKARVEASGEQPGEEAMKELRNLTRYLKARTQENTVRRGLRALNDFDFVQHEDDDRLLLHLIDYEPREIAIILSHLESKRAALMLREFEPEKSQQVMLELPKVKNTDYETYRSLAEDFFNRISTDTDDDERFKESDVAETVKLIESLPLRQQEETSERFMREENPYAAAVTSRMITFMTLSTVSDDIITEAIQPIGTEQLGLALAGMDSETAFRLISLRPEREQMVLHSEMENAAVVSDEKINEAKNSLLNRIRATARSKQQTV, from the coding sequence ATGATAATCAGACCTCAGATTACACGTGTACAACAACGTATGCTTAAGCGCGAAAAAAGTCGTAAACGGCGTTTTTGGATTGCCATTGCAATTGTAGTCGCCCTATGGGGGGTACTGATGGCGCCCGCTTTGCTGTGGGCGGGCAGCCCTTTTACACAGGTGTCTTCTGATACGGTAACCCTAACGCCCTTTAGTTTCGACCCGCAGCAGGGCAACCTGTCAGATACCATTGCTGACCCCGCTTCTGATGCGGTGGTCAGCATTGCTGCCGCGACGGCTCTTGAGCGCTCTGAGCGCGAACAGCGGCTCGACCGGCTCATCCAAAGTGCGATGGTCAACTTTTTTGATTCCGGTACTTTTTTGGTAGATACCAAGGTTTCGCTGGAGTTTGTGCCGGTGCAGCGGCCCAACGGGGAGCAGGGCGGCGGCGGGGCTGTGAGTCCGGTGCGCGAAAATCTGCCCGGTTTGCCTGGCGTGCCCATGTATCTGCTGCGTTCAAGTGAAGCCCCCTCTGAAGGCGGACTGACCGAGTACAGCCTTGAGCTCCGCCGTATAGAAGTTGAAATGCTCGTTGACTCGGATTATACCGCAGATGAAATCAATTTTGTAGATCAGCTGATTCGGGCAACGGCCAAAATTGACGACGCCCGCGGCGACCGTGTCACCATCACACGCTCCTCCTTCCCGCAGCGCCGCACAGCACAGAACGGCACCGCCCCAACCGTACAGCCATTGCCCGACACCTTCCCGGGGCCTGATGCCCTGCAGGAGCGTCCGCCGGTACCTCCTATGGAAGTGCCGCTATGGGAGCAGATTTTAGCGGAACCCCTCTATTGGATTCCCCTGCTCATGCTGTTTGGGTTATTCATTGGTTTTTTAATATGGCTGCTCACCCGTAAGCGCGATGAGCGCGACAAAGAACCCATGAGCCGTCCGGATGCGCCTGCACCGCCACCGGTCATGCCGCCCATCGGTGAAGCTGTACACCCGGATACGCTTGCGCGGAAAAAGCGGGAAATGGAAAAGCGGGAGCAGGCCAGAGAAAACGACTACGCGACCTATCTGTTGGAGCAAATCATGCAGTATCCGCCGGAGATGGCGCGCCTGTTTGAATCGTGGATGAAAAAAGAAGGCGAAAAAGGTCTTATGAAGGCGGCACACATCCTGCTGCTCACCGATCCCAAGCTCGTGCGGGTGCTCAAGCCCGCCATGACCGAGGAGCGGTTTAACGCGCTAAAAGCCCGTGTTGAAGCCTCCGGTGAACAGCCGGGGGAGGAAGCCATGAAAGAGCTGCGCAACCTCACGCGCTATCTGAAAGCCCGTACGCAGGAAAATACGGTACGCCGCGGGCTGCGTGCCCTCAACGATTTCGACTTCGTACAGCATGAAGATGACGATCGCCTGCTGCTGCATCTCATAGATTACGAACCGCGCGAAATTGCCATCATCCTGAGTCACCTTGAGAGCAAGCGTGCGGCCCTCATGCTGCGGGAGTTCGAACCCGAAAAATCGCAGCAGGTCATGCTTGAGCTTCCTAAAGTGAAAAATACCGATTATGAGACCTACCGCAGTCTGGCCGAAGACTTTTTTAACCGCATCAGTACGGATACGGACGATGATGAGCGGTTTAAGGAAAGCGATGTAGCAGAAACGGTGAAGCTGATTGAATCGCTGCCGCTGCGTCAGCAGGAAGAAACGAGCGAGCGTTTTATGCGTGAGGAAAACCCCTACGCCGCAGCCGTTACAAGCCGCATGATTACCTTCATGACGCTCTCAACGGTGAGTGATGATATCATTACGGAAGCCATTCAGCCGATTGGCACCGAACAGCTCGGGCTGGCCCTGGCAGGTATGGATTCCGAAACGGCATTCCGGCTCATCAGCCTGCGTCCGGAGCGCGAGCAGATGGTGCTGCATTCCGAAATGGAAAATGCGGCCGTAGTCAGCGATGAGAAAATCAATGAAGCCAAGAACAGCCTGCTCAACCGAATCCGCGCAACTGCGCGCAGCAAACAGCAAACGGTTTAG
- a CDS encoding fimbrial biogenesis chaperone codes for MLFPALVWAQITITPTIVFMHDGDPAGRITITNSSDVPQEVNISLSFGYPDSDEAGNLLMNYEDEEAAARFGLDDVMRVFPRRFELAPGENQILRMQVQQAGMRAREDGLHWTRMNITSNERTRAVDEGGADRIGARISYRIQQNIGIFYRKGEVRTGLELLQLSDRRDAETGELHLIPRLQRTGNSPFMGTMFASLRDASGAVVRESERTFSVYFTQTRPITLDTTDLPPGRYTARLRLEPTRTDLNPRDQIPGEPLEIDLEVAW; via the coding sequence ATGCTGTTTCCGGCCCTGGTATGGGCGCAGATTACGATTACGCCTACCATCGTCTTCATGCATGATGGAGACCCTGCCGGGCGTATTACGATTACCAACAGTTCGGATGTGCCGCAGGAGGTGAATATCAGCCTCAGTTTTGGCTATCCGGATTCTGATGAGGCGGGAAATTTGCTGATGAATTATGAAGATGAAGAAGCGGCAGCGCGGTTCGGGCTCGATGATGTGATGCGGGTTTTTCCGCGACGCTTTGAGCTGGCGCCGGGAGAAAATCAGATCCTGCGCATGCAGGTACAGCAGGCAGGGATGCGCGCTCGCGAAGACGGGCTCCACTGGACCCGTATGAACATCACCTCCAACGAGCGCACCCGCGCCGTTGATGAGGGTGGAGCAGACCGGATCGGGGCGCGCATCAGTTACCGGATTCAGCAGAACATCGGCATTTTTTACAGGAAGGGGGAGGTCCGTACGGGCCTCGAACTGCTGCAGCTCAGCGACCGCCGCGATGCGGAAACCGGCGAGCTGCACCTCATCCCCCGCCTGCAGCGCACGGGCAACAGTCCGTTTATGGGCACCATGTTCGCAAGCCTCCGCGACGCGAGCGGCGCGGTTGTACGCGAAAGCGAGCGCACCTTCAGCGTGTACTTCACCCAAACCCGCCCCATCACCCTCGACACCACCGACCTCCCCCCGGGCCGCTACACCGCCCGCCTCCGCTTAGAACCCACCCGTACCGACCTCAACCCCCGCGACCAAATCCCCGGCGAACCCTTAGAAATCGACCTGGAGGTCGCATGGTAA
- a CDS encoding tetratricopeptide repeat protein: MLSKSPSGLNGFLPALTAVLLLLLLVGCSSSGTAVPAGSEGGDPQAAEDVLQRRTLEVADTSAAQASQDSVTEAEEVRLSSRFVEEAFADYAQRTNTKLTLFFQAQQRYHAGQYVEALRLINRALEWGESADALAMKGLIFAGLQAEEQAISYWQRAIALDPDVFERILLPRE; this comes from the coding sequence ATGCTTAGTAAATCCCCATCCGGTCTGAATGGCTTCCTGCCAGCCCTGACTGCTGTCCTGCTGCTCCTGCTGCTGGTCGGATGCAGCTCCTCCGGCACGGCCGTACCGGCAGGGAGTGAGGGCGGAGATCCTCAGGCGGCGGAAGACGTACTGCAACGCCGTACGCTTGAAGTGGCAGATACCTCCGCGGCGCAGGCATCGCAGGATTCTGTTACCGAAGCAGAAGAGGTCCGGCTGAGCTCCCGTTTTGTTGAAGAGGCGTTTGCGGACTACGCACAGCGGACCAACACCAAGCTCACCCTCTTTTTTCAGGCACAGCAGCGCTACCATGCCGGGCAGTATGTGGAAGCGCTGCGGCTCATAAACCGCGCCCTGGAGTGGGGCGAAAGCGCCGATGCCCTTGCCATGAAAGGACTGATATTTGCCGGTCTTCAGGCCGAAGAGCAGGCCATTAGCTACTGGCAGCGCGCCATTGCGCTCGATCCGGATGTGTTTGAGCGCATCCTGCTACCCCGCGAATAG
- a CDS encoding motility protein A encodes MRISWATVICILVFGFLLVLSVLQTLDVVQIVRFPSALDFLNLPSVGIVAGGVMLHVLISYPFYEIRRALVAFIHVFSESALDRETFKNDRRRILEWQRLYRDNRNKTRKELAEQLSDTFEGYVFTLLNTNYSRDEILDMGGIKIEERYNDTVQTSRVFQTMGTAAPAIGMLGTLMGLIIMLANFQDAEQLGLGLSFALMTTLYGLVLAHLLMFPLATKFRVMAQHQYFRERVMLEGILMLHEGKPPLMIYDKLGAFISTLKDDTKDFAPTG; translated from the coding sequence ATGCGCATATCCTGGGCTACCGTAATCTGCATCCTTGTGTTTGGCTTTTTGCTTGTACTCTCCGTACTGCAAACGCTGGATGTTGTGCAGATTGTCCGATTCCCGTCCGCCCTTGATTTTCTGAATCTGCCGAGCGTAGGCATCGTGGCCGGCGGGGTTATGCTGCACGTGCTTATCTCGTATCCTTTCTATGAAATCAGGCGTGCGTTAGTCGCTTTCATACACGTGTTTTCGGAAAGTGCCCTCGACAGGGAAACGTTTAAGAACGATCGCAGGCGTATTCTGGAATGGCAGCGCCTGTACCGCGACAACCGCAATAAAACACGTAAAGAGCTGGCCGAACAGCTCAGCGATACGTTTGAAGGCTACGTTTTTACCCTGCTGAATACCAACTACAGCCGGGATGAAATTCTGGATATGGGCGGCATCAAAATTGAAGAGCGCTACAACGATACGGTACAAACTTCGCGGGTTTTCCAAACCATGGGTACAGCCGCGCCGGCAATCGGGATGCTGGGGACGCTTATGGGGCTCATCATCATGCTGGCCAATTTTCAGGATGCCGAGCAGCTCGGTCTCGGGCTTTCATTTGCCCTCATGACAACGCTGTACGGTCTGGTGCTGGCGCATTTGCTGATGTTTCCGCTGGCAACCAAGTTCAGGGTAATGGCGCAGCATCAGTACTTCCGGGAGCGGGTGATGCTGGAAGGCATCCTCATGCTGCACGAGGGCAAACCACCGCTCATGATTTATGACAAGCTCGGTGCTTTCATTTCAACCCTGAAAGACGATACCAAAGATTTTGCGCCCACCGGCTGA
- a CDS encoding fimbrial biogenesis chaperone: MIRSEEKFPMSRKLLSVTGFMLLFGLLMVPFWGGSAQQAQAQVSLAPTSLFIFETGGIGELFVSNRSQIPQEVNVRFEFQFPTSDAEGNIRMTEGDEAIAAEWGLGEMVRVFPRRLVLQPGETQTLRVQVRPMRDRPDGMFFTRAIVSSNALQQDVGQQEAAEGIRTQINYILEQSIPVFYRRGSNTTGVDVERIEASRAEQGLNLLVHLQRTGNSPFMGTMGAQLFDMNGNQLAESSSSAFLYFDERRRMTLRHEDLPPGRYRVELWFETQRRDMASGNIVQAPRITHSTIVELP, translated from the coding sequence ATGATTCGTTCCGAGGAAAAGTTCCCCATGTCCCGCAAACTGCTTTCTGTAACCGGCTTTATGCTGCTGTTCGGCCTGCTGATGGTCCCGTTTTGGGGCGGCAGCGCACAGCAGGCGCAGGCACAGGTCAGCCTCGCCCCGACATCTCTTTTTATATTTGAGACAGGTGGCATTGGCGAGTTATTTGTAAGTAACCGCAGTCAAATACCGCAGGAAGTGAATGTGCGGTTTGAGTTTCAGTTCCCGACCTCCGATGCGGAGGGCAACATCCGCATGACAGAAGGGGATGAGGCGATTGCGGCCGAATGGGGACTGGGAGAAATGGTTCGGGTCTTCCCGAGGCGGCTCGTGCTGCAGCCGGGCGAAACACAAACCCTGCGGGTACAGGTTCGCCCGATGCGCGACCGGCCCGACGGCATGTTTTTCACCCGCGCCATTGTGAGCTCGAACGCCCTGCAGCAGGATGTCGGTCAGCAGGAAGCGGCCGAAGGCATCCGCACGCAGATCAACTACATCCTCGAGCAGTCCATCCCCGTGTTCTACCGCAGGGGCAGCAACACCACCGGCGTGGACGTAGAACGAATCGAAGCGAGCCGTGCCGAACAGGGCCTGAACCTGCTGGTTCACCTGCAGCGCACGGGCAACAGTCCTTTTATGGGTACCATGGGTGCCCAATTGTTCGATATGAACGGCAATCAGCTTGCCGAAAGCAGCTCCTCGGCCTTCCTCTACTTTGATGAACGCCGCCGGATGACGCTTCGGCACGAGGACCTGCCCCCGGGCCGCTACCGGGTCGAGCTTTGGTTCGAAACACAGCGGCGCGACATGGCCTCGGGCAATATCGTACAGGCACCCCGCATCACCCACAGCACGATTGTAGAATTACCCTGA